In the genome of Candidatus Campbellbacteria bacterium, one region contains:
- a CDS encoding alpha/beta hydrolase yields MKSAYIIHGWDGNPDEPLLQWLKTNLEAKGVAVVVPAMPEPSTPKIEPWVATIAEISTPNEDSLYIGHSVGCQAVLRYIATLPAGTRIAGIVLIAPWMALDEETIREEGEESVAIAKPWMETPIDFAKIRSVVGKSVAIFSDNDPFVPLDQQELFKKELNADIIIEHNMGHFAPDDNITELPSALNASEEILGSK; encoded by the coding sequence ATGAAATCCGCATATATCATTCATGGGTGGGATGGGAATCCAGATGAGCCATTGTTGCAGTGGCTCAAAACAAACCTTGAAGCAAAAGGTGTGGCTGTCGTAGTGCCCGCAATGCCTGAGCCATCTACTCCAAAAATTGAACCGTGGGTTGCCACAATTGCCGAGATAAGCACACCGAACGAAGACTCGCTGTACATAGGACACAGTGTGGGGTGTCAGGCAGTTCTTCGGTATATTGCGACACTTCCTGCAGGTACACGCATTGCCGGCATTGTGCTGATTGCTCCATGGATGGCGCTTGATGAGGAAACTATTCGCGAAGAAGGTGAGGAATCCGTCGCCATTGCAAAACCATGGATGGAAACGCCGATTGATTTTGCAAAAATACGTTCAGTGGTAGGGAAGAGTGTGGCGATTTTTTCAGATAACGACCCATTTGTTCCACTTGACCAACAAGAACTTTTCAAAAAAGAACTGAATGCAGATATCATCATTGAGCACAACATGGGCCACTTTGCCCCAGACGATAACATCACCGAACTTCCTTCGGCTCTGAACGCCAGTGAAGAAATTTTGGGTAGTAAGTAA
- a CDS encoding NADAR family protein: MYPLEKFYIYFSPYTAHALEIDGVVYPTLEHAYQCMRYTDPHIIEEIRMAHGPVKAWEASTKYKHLQIPEFKSEEYKLEVMKKLMKLKAQQHEEIRQALLDSGELHIVKHIVTYPPGDGFWDDGEDGQGLNHIGRLWMEIREELKK; this comes from the coding sequence ATGTACCCTCTAGAAAAATTTTACATATACTTTTCTCCATATACCGCTCATGCCCTTGAAATAGATGGCGTGGTCTATCCGACACTTGAACATGCATACCAATGTATGCGATATACAGACCCACATATTATTGAGGAAATACGAATGGCTCACGGTCCTGTGAAGGCGTGGGAAGCGTCAACAAAATATAAACATCTTCAAATTCCTGAGTTCAAGAGTGAGGAGTACAAGCTCGAGGTTATGAAAAAGCTGATGAAGTTGAAAGCACAGCAACACGAAGAAATACGACAAGCACTACTTGATTCTGGTGAACTACACATTGTGAAGCACATCGTCACCTATCCACCGGGAGACGGTTTTTGGGACGATGGAGAAGATGGGCAAGGTTTAAATCATATCGGCCGACTATGGATGGAAATTAGAGAGGAGTTGAAAAAATAG
- a CDS encoding type II toxin-antitoxin system PemK/MazF family toxin, giving the protein MEKDFDTWNEVKKQTNERTQVPFFHEREVWWCSFGVNIGTEQDGAKHTFRRPVVVLKRLSRYSCLVTPLTTSEKKHHFRMYVGELQNRSSHAILSQIRVVDIRRFAQKIGYLDENIFYQLRKTIKDIL; this is encoded by the coding sequence ATGGAAAAGGATTTTGATACGTGGAATGAGGTTAAAAAACAAACTAATGAACGAACCCAGGTTCCGTTCTTTCATGAACGTGAGGTGTGGTGGTGTTCGTTTGGTGTAAATATTGGCACAGAACAAGACGGCGCAAAACATACTTTTCGTCGTCCAGTTGTGGTTCTAAAAAGATTAAGCAGGTATTCTTGTCTCGTAACACCGCTAACAACTTCAGAGAAAAAACATCATTTTCGTATGTATGTGGGAGAACTGCAAAATAGGAGTTCACACGCTATTCTTTCTCAGATACGAGTAGTAGATATACGGCGTTTTGCGCAAAAAATCGGGTACCTTGATGAAAATATCTTTTACCAGTTACGAAAAACCATCAAAGATATACTTTAA
- a CDS encoding glycine--tRNA ligase, with protein sequence MEKIVSLCKRRGFIFQGSEIYGGLAGTFDYGPLGVELKNNIKALWWKRFIHDRNDMYGVDAAILMNPKVWVASGHVSGFSDPLIECTKCKRRFRADQLKDPKKCPDCGGTLGEEKQFNMMFTTHAGTQEDENSLTYLRPETAGGIFVNFKNVLDSLHPKLPFGIGQIGKAFRNEIAPRDFLFRSREFEQMEVEYFVAPENWEGAFEEWRKQMLMWTAEIGLKNEHVHEHEIAKEDLAFYSKRTIDFEFDYPFGQKELYGLAYRTDYDLGAHAEHSSVDLTYFDEDLKKRFIPHVIEPSLGVDRTVLAVLCDAYREETVEGEVRVVLGLSASIAPYHMAVLPLMKKDGLSEKAQEVYKELSKNHRVLYDESGSIGKRYRRQDEIGTLLCITIDHQTLEDGTMTVRDRDTMKQERVTLETIIAMRRT encoded by the coding sequence ATGGAAAAAATTGTATCACTCTGTAAACGACGTGGTTTTATATTTCAGGGTTCTGAAATCTACGGCGGTCTCGCGGGGACATTTGACTACGGACCGTTGGGTGTGGAACTCAAAAACAACATCAAAGCACTCTGGTGGAAACGATTTATTCACGACCGAAACGATATGTACGGTGTAGATGCTGCTATTTTGATGAATCCGAAAGTGTGGGTGGCCTCAGGTCACGTGTCTGGATTCTCTGACCCACTTATTGAATGCACAAAGTGTAAACGACGTTTTCGCGCAGACCAGCTTAAAGACCCAAAGAAATGCCCTGACTGTGGTGGAACACTTGGTGAAGAAAAACAATTCAATATGATGTTCACAACGCATGCGGGAACACAAGAAGATGAAAACTCACTGACGTACTTACGTCCCGAAACTGCAGGAGGAATTTTTGTGAACTTCAAGAATGTGCTGGACTCACTCCATCCGAAGTTGCCGTTTGGTATCGGACAAATTGGAAAAGCATTTAGAAACGAGATTGCTCCGCGTGATTTTCTTTTTCGTTCGCGAGAATTTGAACAAATGGAAGTTGAATATTTTGTTGCGCCTGAAAACTGGGAAGGTGCGTTTGAGGAATGGAGAAAACAAATGCTCATGTGGACTGCAGAAATTGGTTTGAAAAATGAACATGTGCATGAACATGAGATTGCAAAAGAAGACCTAGCATTTTATTCAAAGCGAACAATTGATTTTGAATTTGATTATCCGTTTGGTCAGAAGGAACTCTATGGACTTGCATACCGCACCGACTATGACCTCGGAGCTCACGCCGAGCACTCAAGCGTTGACCTCACCTATTTTGATGAAGACCTTAAAAAGCGCTTTATTCCACACGTTATTGAGCCGTCTCTTGGGGTGGATAGGACCGTCCTAGCCGTCTTATGCGACGCCTACAGAGAGGAAACCGTGGAAGGTGAGGTTCGGGTCGTTTTGGGCCTTTCGGCCTCAATTGCGCCCTACCACATGGCCGTACTACCCCTCATGAAGAAAGATGGTCTCTCTGAGAAAGCGCAAGAAGTATACAAAGAACTCTCTAAAAACCACCGAGTGCTCTATGACGAATCTGGTTCAATAGGGAAGCGCTACCGACGACAAGATGAAATCGGAACACTGCTCTGTATTACTATTGACCACCAGACGCTTGAAGACGGCACTATGACCGTTCGCGACCGCGACACCATGAAGCAGGAGCGCGTCACACTTGAAACTATTATTGCAATGCGCAGAACATAA
- a CDS encoding toprim domain-containing protein, protein MLNNADALTVHSEDIRALQSSSPSFWVWAREAWIKGYLDIVVEAVITTGVANDVPGTLAYLQAIYLDQVGGSKKVALTDFAGKNPWNKLHARLSIALGKTKPATEQDLTLMHGIIGHAALPRLFSSRLFRERNHRVLREEMRQSLLSFSPKETEIGQMTFGFGADVPATYDAVGRLESGKSVLARTALKRAMTFWKEHRLAVNEDNRAQWRVLVPRLRVIMEPIFGHYVSRLDLHPAANPEMTFLTLMSWASTLYYWKENYRRVLFSEINTVLSTHGFPGGRVDAVELRRIEGERLTRKQGLILESLKVLRNRSAGELVGRFQRQFPGVLEIAILDWKFAVGDALVRGEIIKPSDIAREPFPKHRFQVERYLALAILDHSLQHGIRYDDEVWAQYGHRLTADVVYFLPGTLPIVHTVAPDTALLKEVFTTSTAQPWDNARDRSTIRLANNAILGHLLGLIEGGHKGKQNKNGTSATLQAELFDGRTGYASVTDIIEKHKNGKTAVDVHGIIFKTANGSYEMHFDRLVAAVERDDIGTRNFSAEYGGKVSCMMPGHDDSGPSMHIYLDGTPRFFCFGCEARGIIAVSSLPDHFEISPSTFRRHHMPMQTGEKETSLDILIPERYHHLFTTLQESLASAFHGSSAERYVAYKRRIDPDLAFTYGAGFGTSALLNDLLDAKCSLEELATSGIIRFSSEVKPDSVVPRLLKRHGMHIEELTRTVKKKPALPYCLLFDRVTFPLTFEGRLSNFYARSISPRGLPHVKLSTHLTQGGFNMVALADPNSSEVIMTEGAFDALTLISMGFTNVFSLIGVFNVPLFGSIMRSGKDLATAFDRDSNVYKTGQTKTLKIEKKLREWGFPGRVCDYTEAFIQKLPPEERPSEGDGTKWDFNGWWCDPARRR, encoded by the coding sequence ATGCTCAATAACGCTGATGCACTCACTGTACACAGTGAGGACATCCGCGCCCTTCAGAGCTCCTCACCATCATTCTGGGTGTGGGCACGAGAGGCGTGGATCAAAGGATACCTTGACATCGTCGTCGAGGCCGTTATCACGACTGGCGTAGCCAATGATGTACCGGGGACGCTCGCATATCTTCAGGCGATTTACCTAGACCAAGTCGGTGGTTCAAAAAAAGTAGCACTCACCGATTTTGCAGGGAAAAATCCCTGGAACAAGCTCCACGCACGTCTGAGTATCGCACTGGGCAAGACAAAACCCGCCACTGAACAAGATCTCACGCTTATGCACGGGATTATTGGTCACGCTGCGCTTCCACGACTATTTTCGAGCCGCTTATTCAGGGAACGAAATCATCGTGTCCTGCGCGAGGAAATGCGCCAAAGCTTGTTGTCGTTCTCTCCGAAGGAAACCGAGATTGGACAAATGACGTTCGGTTTCGGCGCTGATGTTCCTGCTACCTACGACGCTGTCGGACGCTTGGAAAGCGGTAAATCCGTTCTTGCACGAACAGCTCTGAAAAGAGCGATGACGTTCTGGAAGGAACACCGCTTGGCAGTCAATGAAGATAACCGCGCACAGTGGCGCGTGCTCGTTCCAAGACTTCGCGTAATCATGGAACCGATTTTCGGTCACTATGTCTCGCGACTCGATCTGCATCCAGCCGCTAATCCCGAGATGACGTTCCTGACGCTCATGAGTTGGGCGAGTACGCTGTACTACTGGAAAGAGAATTATCGTCGGGTTCTCTTCTCCGAGATAAATACCGTGCTCTCTACGCACGGTTTTCCCGGAGGAAGAGTTGACGCGGTTGAACTCCGCAGAATTGAAGGGGAACGACTGACAAGAAAACAGGGTCTCATTCTCGAGTCCCTCAAGGTTCTCCGAAATCGTTCTGCGGGTGAACTCGTTGGTAGGTTCCAACGACAATTTCCCGGCGTTCTTGAAATTGCAATTCTCGACTGGAAGTTTGCTGTCGGAGACGCACTGGTTCGAGGAGAAATCATCAAACCAAGTGATATCGCGCGCGAACCGTTTCCAAAGCATCGCTTTCAAGTTGAGCGGTATCTCGCGCTGGCAATTCTTGACCACAGTCTGCAACATGGCATTCGGTATGACGACGAGGTATGGGCCCAGTACGGACATCGGCTTACCGCCGATGTTGTGTACTTTCTGCCGGGCACACTGCCAATCGTGCATACCGTTGCTCCGGATACTGCACTGCTCAAAGAAGTCTTCACGACCAGCACTGCCCAGCCTTGGGATAACGCGCGTGACCGCTCGACAATACGTCTGGCCAATAACGCAATCCTAGGACACCTTCTGGGTCTCATTGAGGGCGGACACAAAGGTAAACAGAACAAGAATGGCACGTCCGCAACTCTACAGGCAGAACTCTTCGACGGACGCACTGGATACGCATCCGTGACGGACATCATTGAGAAGCACAAAAACGGGAAGACGGCCGTCGACGTTCACGGCATCATCTTCAAGACGGCGAACGGCAGTTACGAGATGCACTTTGATCGGTTGGTTGCTGCGGTCGAGCGAGATGATATCGGAACTCGGAATTTCTCCGCCGAATACGGAGGCAAGGTTTCGTGCATGATGCCAGGTCATGATGATTCTGGTCCATCCATGCACATCTACCTTGACGGAACCCCGCGATTCTTTTGCTTCGGCTGCGAAGCGCGCGGTATCATCGCTGTCAGCTCACTACCCGATCACTTCGAGATATCACCCAGCACATTCCGTCGGCACCATATGCCGATGCAGACGGGGGAAAAGGAGACCAGTCTCGATATCTTGATTCCCGAGCGTTACCATCACCTGTTCACCACTCTGCAAGAAAGTCTTGCGAGCGCTTTTCACGGAAGCTCTGCGGAACGGTACGTCGCATACAAGCGCAGAATCGACCCTGATCTTGCGTTCACCTATGGCGCCGGTTTCGGTACATCGGCGTTACTCAACGACTTACTCGATGCGAAATGCTCGCTTGAGGAGCTTGCGACAAGTGGTATCATCCGCTTCTCTTCAGAGGTCAAGCCTGACAGCGTCGTCCCACGGCTCTTGAAACGGCACGGCATGCACATTGAGGAACTGACGCGGACCGTGAAGAAAAAGCCCGCATTGCCGTACTGTCTTCTCTTTGACCGTGTTACGTTTCCTCTGACGTTTGAAGGTCGTCTCTCGAACTTCTACGCACGTAGCATATCGCCGAGAGGTCTTCCTCATGTGAAGCTTTCCACGCACCTCACGCAGGGTGGCTTCAACATGGTTGCTCTTGCTGACCCGAACTCCTCTGAAGTAATTATGACCGAAGGAGCCTTTGACGCGCTCACCCTCATTTCGATGGGGTTTACGAATGTCTTCTCGCTCATCGGCGTATTCAATGTCCCGTTGTTCGGGAGCATCATGCGTTCCGGCAAAGATCTGGCAACTGCCTTCGACCGCGATTCAAACGTCTACAAAACAGGGCAGACGAAAACCTTGAAGATTGAGAAAAAACTGCGGGAGTGGGGATTTCCGGGACGTGTTTGTGACTATACCGAAGCCTTCATTCAGAAGCTTCCTCCTGAGGAACGTCCGTCTGAAGGAGATGGTACAAAGTGGGATTTCAACGGATGGTGGTGCGACCCTGCCCGCCGCCGTTAA
- the trpS gene encoding tryptophan--tRNA ligase → MKSTGKKIALSGVKPTGRPHIGNYFGAMKQFVELQETHENYIFVANYHALIGVQNAKTLAQDTRDVIIDYLAIGIDPDTTTLFLQSDIPEVTELAWIFNTLVTVPYLQRAHAYKDAIAKGKEATVGLFDYPVLMAADILLPNADVVPVGADQKQHVEYARDIAQKFNLAFGDTFTVPEPLILKDVAIILGTDGQKMSKSYNNTIPLFATRDEITKAVMSIPTDSAGVADPKDPEKDFVFQFHKLFAGDKLAEIRAGYEKGGLAYSESKKMLIEEIDAFCAPLREKRAKIAGDTKMVDRVIAEGRDKIRPHAQELMKKVREKVGIV, encoded by the coding sequence ATGAAAAGCACCGGTAAAAAAATCGCACTTTCAGGCGTGAAGCCAACAGGCCGACCACACATCGGAAATTATTTTGGTGCAATGAAGCAGTTTGTTGAACTGCAGGAAACACACGAGAATTATATTTTTGTTGCCAACTACCACGCGCTCATTGGTGTACAAAACGCGAAGACGCTTGCACAAGACACACGCGACGTGATTATTGATTATTTGGCAATCGGCATTGACCCAGATACAACAACACTCTTTTTGCAGTCAGATATTCCAGAAGTGACAGAACTTGCATGGATTTTTAACACACTCGTCACCGTTCCATACTTGCAACGAGCTCACGCATATAAAGATGCCATTGCAAAAGGAAAGGAGGCAACCGTGGGACTTTTTGATTATCCCGTGTTGATGGCGGCGGATATTTTGCTTCCGAATGCGGATGTGGTGCCCGTTGGTGCAGACCAGAAACAGCATGTGGAGTATGCTCGAGACATTGCACAAAAATTTAATCTTGCGTTTGGCGATACCTTCACGGTTCCTGAACCTCTCATTTTGAAAGATGTTGCGATTATTCTCGGCACCGACGGACAAAAAATGAGCAAGAGTTACAACAATACCATTCCATTGTTTGCGACACGTGATGAAATTACGAAGGCGGTGATGAGTATTCCAACCGATTCTGCTGGAGTTGCTGACCCCAAAGATCCTGAAAAAGATTTTGTATTCCAATTCCACAAACTATTCGCAGGAGATAAACTCGCAGAGATTCGCGCTGGCTACGAAAAAGGTGGGCTCGCGTATTCAGAATCAAAGAAAATGCTCATTGAAGAAATAGATGCGTTTTGTGCGCCTCTCCGAGAAAAACGCGCGAAGATTGCCGGCGATACAAAAATGGTTGACCGTGTCATTGCCGAGGGTAGAGACAAAATCCGTCCACACGCACAGGAATTGATGAAAAAAGTTCGCGAGAAAGTGGGGATTGTATGA
- a CDS encoding OB-fold nucleic acid binding domain-containing protein: protein MKNRIYIKDLEKHIDTSVTIAGWVSVRRDHGKLIFIDVRDETGKVQVVVTPKNAEALAVANNLRSEWVITITGLIKKRPDNLINADELNGMLECVAEEITVLAEATTPPFDITQDTMGLNEEARLQYRYVDLRSARMQKNIRIRSEFVQKCREYLFSKGFVEIETPLLTQSTPEGSRDFLVPSRHAPGQFYALPQSPQQYKQLLMTSGFEKYFQLARCVRDEDLRADRGYEHTQLDLEMAFVTRDEVMDTIEGMIIFVMEGLGKTIKQKPFPRMTYAEAIKTYGADKFDMRTPEDTEKGILAYAWVTDFPFFEKTDDGKWTFSHNPFSMPKEEHLEWHMKGEHVDEIITQQYDLVCNGFETGGGSIRAHRPEILEATYKIMGYSDTEIKDSVGHMLEAFAHGAPPHGGIGLGIERGAMILTGEAYLREVQAFPMTGKGKTAVMHAPGPIDPIVLRDLGLSILKKKE, encoded by the coding sequence ATGAAAAACCGTATTTATATAAAAGACCTTGAAAAACACATTGACACTAGCGTTACCATCGCTGGGTGGGTATCTGTACGGCGTGACCACGGAAAGCTTATTTTTATTGATGTTCGCGACGAAACAGGAAAAGTGCAGGTTGTCGTAACACCTAAAAATGCCGAGGCGCTTGCCGTAGCAAACAACCTGCGCTCTGAGTGGGTTATTACCATCACTGGACTCATCAAAAAGCGTCCTGATAATTTGATTAATGCAGATGAATTAAACGGCATGCTTGAATGTGTGGCTGAAGAAATAACGGTGCTTGCCGAAGCAACAACTCCTCCATTTGATATTACTCAAGACACGATGGGTCTTAATGAAGAGGCACGCCTACAGTACCGATACGTAGACCTGCGAAGCGCACGAATGCAGAAAAATATTCGTATTCGAAGCGAGTTTGTACAGAAGTGTCGTGAATATCTTTTTTCAAAAGGATTTGTTGAAATTGAAACTCCACTCCTCACACAATCAACACCGGAAGGTTCTCGCGACTTCCTTGTGCCATCACGACACGCACCTGGACAATTTTATGCACTGCCACAATCACCTCAGCAATACAAACAACTCTTGATGACGTCTGGCTTTGAAAAATATTTTCAACTTGCTCGATGTGTGCGTGATGAAGACCTTCGTGCCGACCGTGGATATGAACACACACAATTGGACCTTGAAATGGCCTTTGTCACACGTGACGAAGTTATGGACACTATTGAAGGCATGATTATTTTTGTGATGGAAGGTTTGGGTAAAACAATCAAACAAAAACCATTTCCACGAATGACGTATGCGGAAGCTATAAAAACATACGGCGCCGACAAATTTGATATGCGCACACCAGAAGATACAGAGAAGGGAATTCTTGCGTACGCATGGGTAACTGATTTTCCATTCTTTGAAAAAACAGATGACGGCAAATGGACGTTCTCTCACAACCCATTTTCAATGCCAAAGGAAGAGCATTTGGAGTGGCATATGAAAGGCGAGCACGTTGACGAAATAATCACACAGCAGTACGATCTCGTCTGTAACGGATTTGAAACAGGAGGAGGAAGTATTCGTGCACATCGTCCAGAAATTCTTGAAGCAACCTACAAAATTATGGGGTATTCGGATACGGAAATAAAAGACAGCGTTGGTCATATGCTTGAAGCATTTGCACACGGTGCGCCACCACATGGAGGTATTGGATTGGGAATTGAGCGAGGTGCAATGATTTTGACTGGTGAAGCATACCTGCGTGAAGTACAGGCATTTCCTATGACAGGAAAAGGAAAGACAGCGGTGATGCACGCACCAGGACCAATTGACCCGATTGTATTGCGAGACCTTGGATTGTCCATTTTAAAGAAGAAAGAATAG
- a CDS encoding segregation/condensation protein A, with product MSEFHIKTPVFEGPLELLLSLIEKRKVFISDISLADVADEYMAFVKQLEHFPLKEAAQFVLIASTLVLIKSKSLLPEFTLTQEEEADIKDLEERLRVYQRVQQLSKEIGLRFGTHILFPRAHTSLYREAVFAPHESITTNALIDALHGVIARLPKKEVLKKVIVEKIMSLEDMMKNLSERIGHALKLRFSDIAKTHAQSDATEREVRVNTIVSFLAMLELVKQGILAVRQHQTFSDIEMETETVTTPSYARP from the coding sequence ATGAGTGAGTTTCATATTAAAACACCGGTGTTTGAAGGACCACTAGAACTTCTCCTCTCGCTCATCGAAAAAAGAAAAGTATTTATTAGCGACATATCACTCGCTGATGTTGCTGACGAATATATGGCGTTCGTGAAGCAGTTGGAACACTTTCCCCTCAAGGAAGCGGCGCAATTTGTACTTATCGCATCCACGCTTGTTCTTATAAAATCAAAATCGTTGTTGCCTGAATTTACGCTCACACAAGAAGAAGAAGCAGACATCAAAGATTTGGAGGAACGACTTCGTGTGTATCAGCGTGTGCAACAACTCTCAAAAGAAATTGGTCTTCGTTTTGGCACACACATACTCTTTCCTCGAGCGCACACATCGCTCTATCGTGAAGCTGTGTTTGCACCACATGAGTCAATCACTACAAATGCACTCATTGATGCCCTCCACGGCGTGATTGCACGACTCCCAAAGAAAGAGGTTCTAAAAAAAGTTATTGTTGAAAAAATTATGAGCTTGGAAGATATGATGAAGAATTTGTCGGAGCGTATCGGACACGCACTCAAACTTCGTTTTAGTGATATCGCAAAAACACACGCACAAAGTGACGCCACGGAAAGGGAAGTGCGCGTGAATACTATCGTCAGTTTTCTTGCCATGCTGGAGTTGGTCAAGCAAGGAATACTTGCTGTTCGCCAACATCAAACATTTTCCGATATTGAAATGGAAACCGAAACCGTTACCACACCTTCATACGCCCGCCCATGA
- the scpB gene encoding SMC-Scp complex subunit ScpB, with product MNTHATQLEAILFFKGEPLSFSEIAHLLNISENNVQTAGQELKEHLARENRGIRLMENNGAYMLATAPEMAPRIEKLIKDELERDLGKAGLETLSIVLYYGPITRARIDHIRGVNSSFTVRQLAIRGLIEREENPNDQRSYLYKPTFELLSYLGVTNVSELPEYTHTKEELENFSASPDSDETHE from the coding sequence ATGAACACACACGCTACACAACTTGAAGCTATTCTTTTTTTCAAAGGCGAACCGCTTTCTTTTTCTGAAATTGCACACCTTTTGAATATTTCTGAAAATAACGTACAAACGGCTGGACAGGAACTCAAGGAACACCTCGCACGAGAAAACCGCGGCATTCGTCTCATGGAAAATAATGGCGCATACATGTTGGCCACAGCGCCTGAAATGGCACCTCGTATTGAGAAACTCATTAAAGATGAGCTGGAACGTGACCTTGGAAAAGCTGGCCTTGAAACACTCTCTATTGTCTTGTACTACGGCCCAATTACTCGTGCTCGCATTGACCATATTCGTGGCGTGAATTCATCATTCACCGTCCGACAACTTGCCATACGCGGTCTTATTGAACGCGAGGAAAATCCAAACGACCAACGAAGCTACCTCTACAAACCGACATTTGAACTGCTCTCATATCTCGGTGTTACCAATGTGTCCGAGTTACCCGAATATACACACACCAAAGAAGAACTAGAGAACTTTAGTGCATCGCCAGATAGCGACGAAACACATGAGTAA
- a CDS encoding FtsW/RodA/SpoVE family cell cycle protein, producing the protein MQRGIDKPFLFITSILVVAGMFIFISASIGLLARAENLNVSGQIINQLLSLGIGLALALLVFRFPVTFWHTYSFYILLAGLAATLLVLIPGFGPEHGGARRWIEIGSVSLQPAEFLKFAFILYFAAWCTGVRKRIHTFTYGPLALLLLLVPVGFVLWLQPDYGSITIIGATGMCMLIFAGARWKHIISLSLIGGVCALLVVLFVPYIQDRVDTFLHPGKDPLASGYQIKQSLIAIGSGQITGRGFGQSTQKFNFLPEPMGDSVFAVFAEEWGFVGGIVLIGLFIAFLNFGYRIALRAETAFSRLVVLGFVTAIVTQSFINMGSMLGVFPLTGDPLVFVSKGGTSLVFTLIEIGIILAISKHTKEPGTAKT; encoded by the coding sequence ATGCAGCGCGGTATTGACAAACCTTTTCTTTTTATCACAAGCATTCTTGTTGTTGCGGGAATGTTTATTTTTATTTCTGCATCAATTGGACTTCTTGCTCGAGCAGAGAATCTTAATGTTTCTGGACAGATTATTAACCAACTTCTGTCTCTAGGAATTGGTCTTGCCCTTGCACTTCTTGTGTTCCGATTTCCTGTTACTTTTTGGCACACCTACTCATTTTATATTTTGTTGGCAGGACTTGCCGCAACACTATTAGTACTCATACCGGGCTTTGGACCCGAACACGGAGGCGCGCGCCGCTGGATTGAGATTGGCTCCGTATCACTTCAACCGGCCGAGTTTTTGAAATTTGCGTTCATACTTTATTTTGCCGCCTGGTGTACCGGCGTTCGAAAACGCATACACACATTTACCTATGGCCCGCTTGCACTGCTCCTTCTTCTTGTGCCTGTTGGGTTTGTCCTCTGGTTACAGCCCGACTACGGTTCAATCACCATTATTGGCGCTACGGGAATGTGCATGTTGATATTTGCGGGAGCACGTTGGAAACATATTATTTCGCTTTCTTTGATTGGTGGTGTGTGTGCACTACTGGTCGTACTTTTTGTTCCCTACATACAAGACCGAGTGGACACCTTTTTGCATCCGGGAAAAGATCCACTTGCCTCTGGGTATCAAATTAAACAATCACTTATTGCTATTGGCTCTGGTCAAATAACTGGACGTGGGTTTGGACAAAGCACTCAGAAATTTAATTTTCTTCCTGAACCAATGGGAGATTCGGTATTTGCTGTTTTTGCTGAAGAGTGGGGATTTGTTGGTGGCATTGTTCTCATCGGTTTATTTATTGCCTTTTTAAACTTCGGTTATCGCATTGCTCTGCGCGCTGAAACGGCCTTTTCTCGTCTCGTGGTATTAGGTTTCGTTACCGCAATCGTAACGCAATCTTTCATTAATATGGGGTCTATGCTTGGCGTATTTCCACTCACAGGAGACCCTCTTGTTTTTGTGAGTAAGGGCGGAACATCACTTGTTTTTACCCTCATTGAAATCGGTATTATTTTGGCAATATCAAAACACACAAAAGAGCCGGGTACTGCAAAAACCTAG